The genomic window GGCTCCAGTGAAACTTCCAGCTTGCAGAATGATGGCAACGGCACACCCCCACTGCTTAGTATCATCGCTCGGATGGATCAGGTTAGAtatatggcttgctgtgtgtgtgtgtgtgtgtgtgtgtgtgtgtgtgtgtgtgtgtgtgtgggtgtgtgtcaggGCTGGGCATTTATCAATTTTTTTGCGACACTGCAGGTGAATGCGACAGACTGTGACAGCAGGTTTTGTGCTATAGACATCTTTAAGGTCTTATTAAACTTACAGTAAATGACTGAGCatgcaccccccgcgggttagggggaagaatttacccgatgctccccagcatgtcgtaagaggcgactaacggattctgtttctccttttacccttgttaagtgtttcttgtatagaatatagtcaatgtttgtaaagattttagtcaagcagtatgtaagaaatgttaagtcctttgtactggaaacttgcattctcccagtaaggtcatatattgtactacgttgcaagcccctggagcaattttttgattagtgcttttgtgaacaagaaacaattaacaagtggctctatcccatctccccccttccacggtcgcgatataaccttgaacggttgaaaacgatgttaaacaccaaataaagaaagaaagaaagaaagactgagcATGCACCAAGCTGTTTGGAACCTCTGACAGGTAGATACTTTGTGCTcagctttctgtgtgtgtgtgtttgtgtgtgtgtgtgcttgtgtgtatgtttgtgtgtgcgtgtgtgtgcatttatCTTGAAAACAACAATGTGAACTTTCTACCTTTGAACATTTTAGGGATATGGTAGCATTGGTTGGTAACAGTGTTTCCAAGTGTGAACATATGGTTATTCCCCTTGGATTATTTGGTGCATTTGTTGATTTTTTCTCCATGTAAATTTGAGAGTGTCTTGTCTAATGGTTTACAATTATATTTTGCAGCCTACTGTGATCAAGGTCTTGGAGTATCATGTCAACTGGCTGGAGGCTACAGGATTCACAAGACGACAGGTATGTTTGTGTACATTTTTTTGCCTTGTCATGCTGTGTTTGTGAGAGTTACGTTCTTTTGCtgtgttttcatttttgtatgtTGACATAGTTCTTGTCAAGTATGTATTAATGCAAGTTTTCCTGCAAAATATACGGATCGATTTGTATGGAATTCATAATTAGAACTATCATTGTAGTATTACACGGGAATCAAAATCGTTGTGCTGTAATCTGCTAGTCATTTTAATTACAGGAATGTTTTGCTTCTAACGAAGCCTAATGAAATGCTCAAATTACCTAGAGAACCTGAATTTTCTTGAGTAGGATAATGTGGGAATAGATATAGCAATGTTTCTCTCATTTCAACTTCAAACTTGTTTTTTCATTCATAAAAATGTTGTGATATTTATATCTGCAGGGTCAGTGGTTCTACTCACTGTTGGCCAGTCTGCAGAAACCTCTGACACCTGAATCCTGCTCCTGGCTACGTCATCTGGCCAGAATCAGCTCCATTCTCCGGGCCACTCTTGTAAGTGTTGATAACGGGCTTTGTTGACTCACCATTGGTTCTCTCAAATGTGTCTCTATGTGCTTATTAAGGCTAAGCTGAGACAGTGGCATTGGCCTAGTGGATGAGACActggcctcccaagcggaagattgtgggttcgaatcccggccctgttgggttaagggtggagatttttccgatctcccaggtcaacttatgtgcagacctgctagtgccttatcccccttcgtgtgtacacgcaaccacaagaccaagtgtgcatgGAAAATATCCTGtgatctatgtcagagttcggtgggttataaaaacacgaaaatatcaagcatgcatcccccgaacgcgccgtgtggctgcctaaatggcgtggtaaaaactgtcatacatgtaaaaaccacaggactttcagcccatgaacgaggaAGAAGGGCTGAGCTGAAAATGATGCGCCTATCAAGTCTTTGATTCTTGCATAGCATGTGTTCAGTTACCTCCCTTGGTGCAGATGGTCGTGCATCTGTGATGTTAGCCTCAGATGATCTCTCTGTGAGGTTATTCAGGACTCTtattttgaaactttctttGATTTTAGAAAAAAGTCATTGTTTTCATCTCTAACTAGACAATGTATGATGTGGTTTCAATAGGAAAAGACAACACAGTTCTTGCCTAGAAATAGAATAcatttttattcatgttttatgcATTTCTTGTCAATTTGCTGGCACATACCATTATTCTGTTGCATAGTTTTTTCATAATATCCTTTCCTATTTCTAACAGAAGTCTCCCGAAGAAGAAGTACTACATGAGCTGAACCTGTTGATCTGTCTGGTGGCCAACTACTTTGATCAGCGGGACCTCGCAGACAAGACGTGACGGTCATCCACAGTGTAGACTTCTCTACTTTCAAAAGTACCTTTTTTCCCCctgtgtaaaccatcatgtcaTCGGCAAcagtggggttccactgtacgacGCTGGTTTAGAGGGAAAAGACGGTATCTTTGACTTACAAGGTTGAATGAACTGGCGGCTGTATATGCTCCAAATTATTTACTGACATATTTGATGGCATGGGCAGGAGAGGAATCACAGTTTTATGATGGATTTTGGTTTTACTGGTAAATCAAATTATTTTTTAACATTAGATCAttggtgggattcttccggtatattccGGAAgtccggattcgtaatgtctgtggtgacgtttgtttggttgttaattatacaaatccttcagcgtctgggggTCCGGTCCGACCCCTCTCTTAAAATTCTgtaggattcatgacatttttcagtctcaCCCATGCATTAGATCATGCGGAGGAGTTTTACATGTCAATTGTGTTGAATGTATCACACAagatggggcggggatatagctcagttggtagcgcgctggatttgtattcagttggccgctgtcagcgcgagttcgatcccaggttcggcggaaatttatttcacagagtcaactttgtgtgcagactctcttcggtgtccgaaccaccccccgtgtatactacattgggtgtgcacgttaaagatcccacgattgacaaaagggtctttcctggcaaaattgcttaggcacagttaataattgtctaccatacccgtgtgacttggaataaggccgtgaaaggtaaatatgcgccgacatggctgcaatctactggccgtataaaatttcatctcacacggcatcactgcagagcgcctagaactgtacccacggaatatgcgcgatataagcctcattgattgattgaagagaaacagtgagagagagatagacagtgagcgagagagagagaaactgtgttgtgtacatttttatttttatttttaacattCATCCCACACAGTGCAATTCACTTCAGAgtataaaaaaagaagaagaacagaaaaATTGGCTTGAAACAACCTTTATTGCTCCATGAACATTTTATGTTTCATGTTCTTAAGTAAGTCCCCAGCATGAAAAACTCCATTAAGTAAAGTTAGGATTTCATCAGGAtcgtgatacagtggaacccccaataTTAAGACCCatacaaaactgagaaaaacaggtcttaaaatggaggtaaatttaaataggttatgaacagaaattctgaataaGTAAGGTCttcagagggggaggggggccttACATTTCCCaacaaatctcagaaaatcgggggggggggggggggggttcttaaaaggagggttccactgtaaatttTCAACAACCTCATTTGTAAGAATGATGCAAACATATACTtttaacaaaatgtttaaatgaaattaaaGAGAAAAATGAGTATATGTAGAGGCCAggaaaagaaaaactgactGTATTACGGATGGAATGTGGACCACTATACATACAACCTTTGTAACTAGTATTCTCAATGAGTGTTTCGGGACACCATAAGCAGTTAAAAATGCTTTTCAGGAATGTGAGTGTGACCGCTGCCAATTTCTAGAATGTATCCTGCATTGGGAGTATGGATTGGCAATATCTCTATATTATTGAATCGGAAATGCAGGCTTTCTGGATTCCATGCTGCATAGTGTACGTAGGTTCTAGTATTTTTAGACAAGTTTGAAAAATGTAATGGATATTGTACATACACTggaatatttttgttttttttagaatttttaaTGATTTTATATATAATATTGGATAAATCCattaaatacttttgatgacttCTTGGGAAACTGTAGGTGAATTATACAGTATTTTCATACAATTATAAATCTGTAGAAAAATGTGTACTCTTCAAGACTACAGAACAAGAAATGAACAGGGTCagtgatttggtaaataaataACTAGATGCCTAGcaaacaggtcttaaaaagtgtgtgtccgtgtgttgGGTACTCCAGTGTTTCATAGGGATCATATAATGTTTGTGTTTTGGGTATTCCACTGTTTcaagaggtttttttttaaataataccATGAACAAGGGAAAACTCATCTAGTTATCCTCAGCAAGAAATACTTTGAGTCCAAAAATAATAATCGCTACAACTCCTTTTAACACTGTAGTGTTCAGGGAAGTGTTGCCTACATGTAACTGAGAATCATGTTTTACCATTTTGTGAGTTGTGCATTGACATTGTTTTTAGTCTCAGGTGTTAATTTGTACTTTATGTGTTACAATATTTGCTAAGTGAATCCTTTGTTTAATTAATAAATATTTCAACTGCAAGGAttctagctgtgtgtgtgtgctaatcCGGCATGAAATCTGAGGTTAATATAAAAAAAGAGATGACATTCTTTTCACAAATACATCGTAACAAACAAAAGTATGTGGTAACCATCACCTCAAAACATGTGCGtttgacattaaaaaaaaagtacctgACGATGAATGTAATTCTCATAGACACTTTGAACACCAGTAATGCTGAACCGTAATACTATAATACACAAGACTGATGTGGAATAAAACATAGTCGTTCATTCATAAAACATTTGATATCAAAATGGATTACATGCACTTGGAATAATGAACAAGGAGACTGATGATTGACCCAGTAATACCCTGGAGCTTTAAATTCTGTTAGTATTAGATAACTTGAACGGCTGTATTGCTacataatcaaaaaacaagaaaggtaggttgttggaacgtttgttattgacatgAGGAAGGctcattcattcgctcggcttcctgatgagtgggcgaaaactgattctatcaagataagttttgtgtgaatatttgtttgtctgttcacttaaaagaccgttgggtcgaaatatctgtgaatgtattgttttgctaataacaaacgttccaacaacctaccttttttgttttttgattctgaattttggaacgttggcagtctctttgtttttggatttgtattGCTACATGTTAGGAAAGAAAGAGCACCCCAGAAAATCAGACTGCTGTAACCTTGATTGCAACTTTCTTTCAGTTGAAGAAGAAATGAAAACCCAATATAAAGATTAAAATCATCACCAGCTTTTACTGTTATCAGTTGTTGATACAATTAAACAATTGCTCTACAATTAACTAATTTTGTTGACAGAAACTTTCGCGCATTTCCAGGAGAAAATAGAAAAATACTTTGCTTAGAttacaatgtacatgtatacatgttaaTTTGTGCGGATCTGTACTGAAACTGAAGTTATATatagttaaaaaaataaaataaataaaaagacttGAGCAAAACACCACCGTGGTTATAAATAACAACAGCAATGCCGTGGAATGAGTAAACAACATGTGGAGAATTTCACTTgcacaaaaaaaggaaagaaaatgtTACAGAAATTCATCGAATTCACAGGCACGCATGCCGAAGACATAACAGTAACCTCAGATCATGGTCAAATACATGTATAAGTTTTAGTCCATTTTTTACATTATGCATGAAGATTGAAAGACTAGATAAGTACATTAAAAGTGTACAGAGATGCAGAGCCTATGATATTATGGTTACAGGTTCACCAGAAGATAAGATTTATGCAAATATTCCACAATTGTTTGATACTTCATATGTATACAACCAACCCAATGTTctgtaacaagacaaagtattcggtcaaaatcagcttttttgttttgccatGTTCAACAAATGCAACCCAGTAACAATAACACTTGCATAACAATTGTCACAGGTATACAGTCACCAGTTACCTTAGTTACACCTTTCCCTTGCCCAAAACAACAATGACGGGAATAAATGCTTGTGTGCATCGATCATCAACAATGCAGTACTTAACAATGAACTGGCCTACCACATAAACATAACAAGATTCATCATACGCAACCTCACAACCACAGTTCATCACCATACCCCGAAAAAAAGACCagataacaaacaagaagaacaaaatcGAGAAACGTGCAACCAACGTCTGTGTGTGGCAAACAATCACGACCAAAGACTATACACCAGACAAAAAGTTTAACTGTTCCCTTCCTTTCAACAGTGCTACGATGACGCGTTCCTGGCTTTTATGCCTGACAGTCCACCGCGCAGCTGGCCCTGAATCTGCTCTAGCGTTGAGGGTGTGTACAGTCCCAGTTTGAGCCCCGTCTTGGCCCGGTTAGTGTTCACGTGCTTGACAGGGAAAGGGTTAAAGGGTCGGTTGGTCTTTAGGAGAGAGCAGGGGGAGGAAAGAGAgggtgggtgggagggggaggaCAGGAGGTGGTGTGAGGAGGAAGTGGGGGTGGTGGCGGCAGAGAGGGAGGTAGGTGGGTGCctgtgggtgggggtggtggccGGGGTGAGGGTGGGTTTGCCCTTCACGTGTGCGGTGGCCATGCCGTTGGGAGCAGACAGCGAGCGAGCCATCACCGAGTGATGATGGCCGTCTCCGCTACCTCCACAGTCCTGGTGGCTACCCGAGAATTCCTCGCTGGAATGGCTTTTCTCCCTCTCAGCGTCCTCCACACACAACTGGAAGCTGGTGGGTCGCTGCGGCTTCCTCTCCGGGCTGGACTCGGCGGAAACATCGGGAGAAGGGCTTAACACAACCACGCCCGAGTCCTCATCCCTGCTTTCGTACCTCTCCAGCGTCTGCGGACAACTCTGCACCCTGCTGAGGGCGAGCGGGTCCATGTCCTCGCTGAGAGACGTGCGTGACAGTTCCATGTCATCCTGAGAGCTGGTGCTGAcgttttcctcctcctcctcctcagtgAAGGCGAACCTGTCGCCAACATTTTCACTGTTTTCCCCATCCCCGCTTTCATAGcctttcacagaagagatggaATCTCTGCGTATACAATCTTCCTTCCCTTCTTCGAATTCTGCACCATCAGCTGGCACACATCCAGTGGCTTCTAACTCCACAGTGACGTCGCTGACTTGTTGATGATCCGCTGATTCCTCACAAATTCTCTCCTGGCTCTCAGACATCCTGAGAGACTCTTCAGAGAAGTGCTGCGCAGAATCCCGACCCTCTGTCGCTTCCCTTTTCAGCGTGGGCTGGGCTGCTGCAGGGCTTCCTCTGGGCGTGGGCGGGTTTTTAGCGGGGGAGCGTTTGGAGCGTGAAGCGGCCTGGGCGGCGGCGACGGCTTGTAGCTGTTTGGTGAGGAGGCTGTTGCGAGGCGCTGCGATGCGAGGTCCGTCCGTCACCAGTCTGTTGCGTCCACCTTGTACCTGGAAGAGATAGAATGAACGCATATTCATGAGAGGGGCTGTGGCAACTGGCCACCGGACATAGTCAACAGTCGTCAACTTTAGAGTTCACCTTTGCGTTATGCATGGAGATGATAAAGTAGTACACGTTAGTGACCACGCAATAGTTCCCAGGTGTGGTCATGCAGGAAGCCAAGACATAAAACACAAGTGGTTTTTGAATAAATCCTGCATTCAGCAGCACCCCCCACTGCCATGTGTCTAGGCACTTTTGTTCAGTAAACTCTGAAATGCTGGCCTAAAGAACCTAAGCATTTACAGATCTGAGTTAAATGACAAGCACTAGGGCGTTATGGGGTTGGGGCACTTAATGTACAGATGGCATTTGTAATGCTAGATATGTAATGCCACTGAAGACAAAGCATGCAACAAGAAACCATAGAAGTGACACTTAAAATACTTGGGTCTATCAAGATTTTTTGGGGAAACCCACAGCACTTTATATACAAAGAGAAGGCTAAATGGTGTAACCTGTATCAGAGTAGGAAGGTTCTCATGCATTCAGCATAACTGAAGTCGGTTGTTTGACTAGCACCAGAAACTATAACCCTCCAAGTCGGAAGTCAAACATATAAGCAGAAGCAATGGGAACACGTACACTATAGCTACTAAATAACCAAAACGCGCTGAAACAGCGGCTTTATGTGCCAAATATAAGCATTCAAACTAGGAATGACAGGAAGAAGTTGTATTACAAAACAACAGTGATCTCATAATGAGCAGTCTGTTGGAGTTTTACACTCACCTTGCCCACAAAGAGGTGGTTCATAGCCAGAGGTGATTCTATCTTTGGCACCAACACAGGGGCTTGCGCTTTCTGCTTCACTTGCACAGCCTTCTTGGCCGAGGCAGCAGCTGCAAACACACATCAAATAGAAAAAGATTCACATTATTATATCGTGTATTACCACAGTGATTGTCTGAATTGGTGATGCAGCTGTGAACATTAAGAGGTCAAGATTCTGACTAAGGTTATGTGTGCCTGCACGTatgtgtgttacagagagagagagagagagagagagagagagagagagagagagagaggcacatgtGATGCTTTTTCAATGATATACATGTATAAGTAATAGGATGAGTTTCAGTACAAAAGctaattcacacaaacaccctCTTCACAGACTAAATACACACTTCAAACATTTTCTAGCCAAGAACACACGCTCTCAACACCATGCAGCTATATATATCAAGCAAACTGACCAGCAATGAAGACATGAGCCTGGCGCTGACGCAGTCGTAATTTGTCATACTGCATCTTGAGGGCGGTGAGGTCAGTGGTCATCCTCTCCATGTACACAGCGTCCCTACTGCCCGCTACCATGTCAGACTCCGCTCCATACGCACCTGGACCCACCAGGGATATGTCCACACCTTCAGAGAAAGAGATGACGTTTAACACTTTCACTCACATCTGCTTTGGCATTATAGACAGATCCTGTAGCTTCCCACGTaaacctttaaaggcacagtaagcctcccgtaaaccatcactgagctccccgagcctctacatacagtgcaagcatacttccatttgaacgctcactgaacgggaacatcctggccgctttctgtcgagagtgagacattttcaaagaatttattttcatggcgcctcgttttggtgctagacctaacttttaaaatctaaataataaattgacagcttgttacacaaacattcttaaatcataaaagaattcttttttcatcaagacaagatcagtacaattcgaagttttaaaagtttgaaaaaagacgacggttctgcatagcgccagttcctctgaacggtcaaccgccaccgctctagtACGTGTGTCTCGCAGccatttgttgcgttttagattcagaggtacacaataacgtgctattgcagataagcttacagtgagtcgcattgaaatcacaaactgacgactgaattgtgaaaaaaaggaaactggatcacacgggttcacgatggctcaggggtaagataaaccacgcaaaaataaaaacaagtcgcgtaaggcgaaaatacaatatttagtcaagtagctgtcgaactcacagaatgaaactgaacgcaatgccatttttcagcatactcgtagcatcgtcagtccaccgctcatggcaaaggcagtgaaattgacaagaagagcggggtagtagttgcgctaagaaggatagcacgcttttctgtacctctctttgttttaactttctgagcgtgtttttaatccaaacatatcatatctatatgtttttggaatcaggaaccgacaaggaacaagatgaaagtgtttttaaattgatttggaaaatgtaattttgataataatttttatatatttaattttcagagcttgtttttaatcggaatataacatatttatatgtttttggaatcagcaaatgatggagaataagataaacgtaaatttggatagttttataaatttttatttttttttacaattttcagatttttaatgactaaagtcattaattaatttttaagccaccaagctgaaatgcaataccgaagtccgggctttgtcgaagattacttgaccaaaatttcaaccaatttggttgcaaaatgagggcgtgacagtgccgcctcaactttcacgaaaagccggatatgacgtcatcaaagacatttatcaaaaaaatgaaaaaaacgttcggggatttcatacccaggaactctcatgtcaaatttcataaagatcggtccagtagtttggtctgaatcgctctacacgcacgcacacacgcacacacatacaccacgaccctcgtttcgattccccctcgatgttaaaatatttagtcaaaacttgactaaatataaaaagggtgtttgtactgtgtgtaaaagcctgtctgtgatggttttcgGGAGGCCGACTGTGCCTTTAGAAGCATTTTTAAACACCAAGGATATGTTCACACCTGGAGAGGTAGAGATGATTTTTAACACTTTCACTCACATCTGCTTTGCATTATAGACAGATCCTGTAGCTTCCCCCCACGTAAACGTTTTAAAGAAGCATTTCTGAAAAAGTTGAATTGTGCTCATCACAAAAAGGTGTCACAACTTATATACAGTAAACTTAAATGTTCACTTCAAACCACACTTTCCTGACTCCTGGATGACAACAGCAGTCTGAATTGTGTATGTTTttactttattattattttttctttatcCTATATGTGCCATCCCTGTAGGAGCCTGATATATTCTCTCACAAAGCTgttgaacataattatacagacGACTTATGCAAGCGCTTGGGCTTTGTCTATTGCTGATGATTTAAAATTGACTGACAATAATCAAATATACATTAAAGAATATGTGGAATTAAGGAGACAGAGTTTTAAGTATCTCGTACAGGTGAACACTCAGCTAGCTGGCCTGAATTTTATGGATACAATCATTCTTTTGGCTATTTTTAATGCTATACTTGGGACAAGTATGATCTACAAAAAAACATGTAGCTATACATGTGCATGACTGCCCCTTTAAACATCCTGCGTTTTGTCTCTTAAGCTCACACTCAATGTGTTTGATGTCATAACACCATCTGTTGTATTGTCTGACTTGATCCCATGCCAGGTCATTTAGCTAATGCAGAGGACGTGGATTCTATATCGATCAGctaatcacacatcttacaagaGGTAGTTTAGCAGTTTTGAGAATGATTTCATCATGTGTTTCAACAGATAAGCTAGGAAGGATAACTGCAAGAACTTCAAACTCAGCTTCAGAAACTGCAATCAAATTTGCTGTGTTTTGATGTTCAGCCATCACTAATTGAATGACGGATCGGATCACTTCTGTGATACTGCATGATCCCCGAGCTGTCTGGGTGACACATTAAGCCTTGTTGATCAAGCTAGGAAGGACAACCAAAAGAATTTTAAATGCACTGTTAGAAATGCTATCAAACTTGCTGTGTGTATGCCTGCGTGACCACCGAGCTGTCTGGGAGACACATTAGGCCATAAGCTGCACTTTTCGGTGTCAGCAGATCAATATAGCTGAATTCTCTGTTATCCAGTCTGAGAGAGATGTTACATCTTTCTTCTTGACCTCCTGGGAGTATTTCCAGACAACATAGCAGGTATAATATTCGAATGGAGCATCCTCACCAACTActacaccctccccccccctctctctctttctctctctctcacacgcatgcacgcagacagacagacagacagactgacacaacacacactacacacagacTTGCTGCACCGATCTGCAGCTCTGCCTATAATCCTCAACCCTTCTTTTGTTTGTAAAAAGACCTCTTCTTTGCTCTCTTCTCAAGACAACCTCGTCCACCTTAACTACCTCGTCCTCCCTTCCTTTTGTATTACACATTACCCAACATGAACATGCATGAGATCTGTACTTCCTTTTTCGCATGATCTCTTAATTCCACAATTACTTTCACGGACGGACCAACAGACAGATAGTCTAAACTGATGAGTCTAACAATTTGGGCTTTGAATCACAAATTGAATGAGATTGAGAGACACGCTTCTTTAACTCATAAGCATTCAGCCATCCAAGTTTTTCATAACCccaatacagtagaaccccccaatttaagaccatAACCccaatacagtagaacccccaatttaagaccatAACCccaatacagtagaacccccaatttaagaccatAACCccaatacagtagaaccccccaatttaagaccatAACCccaatacagtagaaccccaatttaagaccatAACCccaatacagtagaaccccccaatttaagacttctcccattttaagaccttgctttttcagattgtctgttcataacctgtgtaaatctacccccattttaagactcactcctttttaagaccttgttttcccAGATTATTGGAGGTCCTAacagggaggttccactgtatcacttCTCAAACCCACAAGAAAACTACTGTCTCTCACCTTTTCCTTTGCCCCCCTGTACATGAGACATGCCGGGGAAGGCTCTCAGCTCATCTTCGTCCAGTTCATCTTCGTCGCTGTACAGCACGGCTTTGGCCACGCGTGACCCTTTGCGGCTGGGTGCCGGGGCGCTGGAGAAAGGTCGGATGTTGTAGGTGTATTTTTCCCTCAGCTCGCTCAGCTGCGGGAAAGGGAACGGTGCGATGGCGTAGATAGCCTGCAATAAAAGATTTGATCAAACTTACATTCCTTTCTCACTGTATGGAACTACAGTGGTACCCGTGATGTAAGGCCCCTCCAATGAGAGGATACCTTCCTTGAAAGGACACCTTTTGTTGTCCCTTTACCTATTATTTCTACTAAAAtttacctgtcatgacagaccacctgcaatgtagggacacttttggctggtcccaggggtgtcctttcatcacaggtaccttTGTATTACTGTTTTTCTTGTCCCTCAAATTCACgattcagcacacacacaaaatatattcATCCGTAACGGAACAGTGTGATGACTTTTGGTGGTATTTAAGCCAATCTATCAAAGAAAGTTGATTTTTCTTCTCTAAAATTCATGACGCTGCGCAACAACAAAATGCGTGCATCTGTCATAATATAGCTGCATTCTTCCTTATCTAatgcacacaacaacaacacaaacctaaaaaacccaaacaataacaatacaaagaaacaaaaccaacTGAAACCCAACCTTTTAATGCAACATCCATTTTCTAATAagtgagaaaggaaaaaaaacaccaccataTCTACTACAATATGCAACCTGAAGAATTATGTAAAGGATCTCTGAGAGAAATTGATGAACAATAGACTTTTAAAAGCGGCAAAAAAAGGCACTGTGTCTCGAACGATCTATGGAAAGTGAATAAGAAAAGTGAAATCTTACCTTGATCATGTCATCACTGTTGAAGACAGTACCCTCCATCATGTCAGAGGACAACTCCCCCATCAGAGAATAAAACTCATCTGCACTGTCCACCTTCATGATGCGTCTG from Littorina saxatilis isolate snail1 linkage group LG4, US_GU_Lsax_2.0, whole genome shotgun sequence includes these protein-coding regions:
- the LOC138964273 gene encoding TBC1 domain family member 30-like isoform X3, which gives rise to MKFSLDPPPGQSAFDQWKDAMKAVNRLPMGIPPEFRKKVWLSLADHYIRKLKIDWHKTVRLAFNERSNPDDDKLGMQIVKDLHRTGCSSFSGQDNEQDRAVLKRVLLAYARWNKRIGYCQGFNVIAALLLNVMERKEDDALKVMIYLIDHVLPESYFDNNLRALSVDMAVFRDLLRMTLPTLSRHLDRLQHAAQDVNTGACYEPPLTNVFTMQWFLTIFATCLPKEVVLRVWDAILLEGSEVLLRTALCLWGKLARRIMKVDSADEFYSLMGELSSDMMEGTVFNSDDMIKAIYAIAPFPFPQLSELREKYTYNIRPFSSAPAPSRKGSRVAKAVLYSDEDELDEDELRAFPGMSHVQGGKGKGVDISLVGPGAYGAESDMVAGSRDAVYMERMTTDLTALKMQYDKLRLRQRQAHVFIAAAASAKKAVQVKQKAQAPVLVPKIESPLAMNHLFVGKVQGGRNRLVTDGPRIAAPRNSLLTKQLQAVAAAQAASRSKRSPAKNPPTPRGSPAAAQPTLKREATEGRDSAQHFSEESLRMSESQERICEESADHQQVSDVTVELEATGCVPADGAEFEEGKEDCIRRDSISSVKGYESGDGENSENVGDRFAFTEEEEEENVSTSSQDDMELSRTSLSEDMDPLALSRVQSCPQTLERYESRDEDSGVVVLSPSPDVSAESSPERKPQRPTSFQLCVEDAEREKSHSSEEFSGSHQDCGGSGDGHHHSVMARSLSAPNGMATAHVKGKPTLTPATTPTHRHPPTSLSAATTPTSSSHHLLSSPSHPPSLSSPCSLLKTNRPFNPFPVKHVNTNRAKTGLKLGLYTPSTLEQIQGQLRGGLSGIKARNASS